A DNA window from Phragmites australis chromosome 11, lpPhrAust1.1, whole genome shotgun sequence contains the following coding sequences:
- the LOC133885503 gene encoding lipase-like isoform X2 has product MERRGWLKAAVLMCLLVLCSGRELKTKHAPIYDPTLARTLAEYTSAVYTADLTQLFSWTCQRCGDLTEGFEVIELIVDVKNCLQAYVGFAGDMNAVIVVFRGTQENSIQNWIEDLFWKQLDLDYPGMPEAKVHSGFYSAYHNTTLRDGVVSGIQKTRAVYGNIPIMVTGHSMGGAMASFCALDLVVNFGLKDVTLMTFGQPRIGNAVFASYFRRHLPNAVRVINAHDIVPHLPPYYHYFPQKTYHHFPREVWIHNVGLGSFIYSIEQICDGSGEDPTCSRSVIGNSVHDHIHYLSISMHAESWGSCRIVTDDRTLQYKMDPAGNIVLSKQPGLSVNEQHSAE; this is encoded by the exons ATGGAGCGGCGTGGGTGGCTCAAGGCCGCGGTTTTGATGTGCTTGTTGGTTCTTTGCTCCGGAAGAG AATTGAAGACCAAACATGCACCCATATATGACCCGACCCTTGCCAGGACTCTTGCTGAATATACTTCTGCT GTTTATACTGCTGACCTGACCCAACTATTTTCGTGGACCTGTCAAAGATGTGGTGACTTAACAGAG GGGTTCGAGGTGATAGAGCTGATTGTTGATGTGAAAAATTGCTTACAG GCATATGTTGGTTTTGCTGGAGATATGAATGCAGTTATAGTTGTGTTTAGGGGCACTCAAGAAAACAG CATTCAGAACTGGATAGAGGACTTATTTTGGAAACAACTTGATCTCGACTACCCGGGCATGCCTGAAGCAAAG GTTCACAGTGGATTTTATTCTGCTTACCATAACACAACATTGCGTGATGGAGTTGTCAGTGGTATTCAAAAGACCAGGGCAGTGTATGGCAATATTCCTATCATGGTCACAGGACATTCCATGGGAGGGGCTATGGCATCATTTTGTGCCCTTGATCTTGTT GTCAACTTTGGGTTAAAGGATGTGACACTGATGACATTTGGACAACCTCGGATTGGCAATGCTGTCTTTGCTTCTTATTTTAGAAGACATTTGCCAAATGCAGTTCGAGTGATCAACGCGCATGATATTGTGCCTCATTTACCCCCATACTACCACTATTTTCCACAAAAGACATACCATCATTTCCCACGAGAG GTATGGATCCATAATGTTGGACTAGGAAGCTTCATATATTCGATAGAGCAAATCTGTGATGGTTCTGGAGAAGACCCGACTTGTAGCAG GTCTGTGATTGGAAACAGCGTGCACGACCATATACACTATCTTAGCATCAGCATGCATGCTGAGTCATGGGGATCTTGTAGAATCGTCACAGACGACAGAACCCTGCAGTATAAGATGGATCCTGCCGGCAATATTGTCTTGTCGAAGCAACCTGGTTTATCGGTTAATGAGCAACACAGTGCAGAGTGA
- the LOC133885503 gene encoding lipase-like isoform X1 — protein MERRGWLKAAVLMCLLVLCSGRELKTKHAPIYDPTLARTLAEYTSAVYTADLTQLFSWTCQRCGDLTEGFEVIELIVDVKNCLQVTPPPAYPESLLPSNSLSLVLMILCLMNQAYVGFAGDMNAVIVVFRGTQENSIQNWIEDLFWKQLDLDYPGMPEAKVHSGFYSAYHNTTLRDGVVSGIQKTRAVYGNIPIMVTGHSMGGAMASFCALDLVVNFGLKDVTLMTFGQPRIGNAVFASYFRRHLPNAVRVINAHDIVPHLPPYYHYFPQKTYHHFPREVWIHNVGLGSFIYSIEQICDGSGEDPTCSRSVIGNSVHDHIHYLSISMHAESWGSCRIVTDDRTLQYKMDPAGNIVLSKQPGLSVNEQHSAE, from the exons ATGGAGCGGCGTGGGTGGCTCAAGGCCGCGGTTTTGATGTGCTTGTTGGTTCTTTGCTCCGGAAGAG AATTGAAGACCAAACATGCACCCATATATGACCCGACCCTTGCCAGGACTCTTGCTGAATATACTTCTGCT GTTTATACTGCTGACCTGACCCAACTATTTTCGTGGACCTGTCAAAGATGTGGTGACTTAACAGAG GGGTTCGAGGTGATAGAGCTGATTGTTGATGTGAAAAATTGCTTACAGGTTACTCCTCCCCCTGCCTACCCTGAATCTCTTTTACCTAGCAATAGTCTTTCTCTTGTATTGATGATCCTATGTTTGATGAATCAGGCATATGTTGGTTTTGCTGGAGATATGAATGCAGTTATAGTTGTGTTTAGGGGCACTCAAGAAAACAG CATTCAGAACTGGATAGAGGACTTATTTTGGAAACAACTTGATCTCGACTACCCGGGCATGCCTGAAGCAAAG GTTCACAGTGGATTTTATTCTGCTTACCATAACACAACATTGCGTGATGGAGTTGTCAGTGGTATTCAAAAGACCAGGGCAGTGTATGGCAATATTCCTATCATGGTCACAGGACATTCCATGGGAGGGGCTATGGCATCATTTTGTGCCCTTGATCTTGTT GTCAACTTTGGGTTAAAGGATGTGACACTGATGACATTTGGACAACCTCGGATTGGCAATGCTGTCTTTGCTTCTTATTTTAGAAGACATTTGCCAAATGCAGTTCGAGTGATCAACGCGCATGATATTGTGCCTCATTTACCCCCATACTACCACTATTTTCCACAAAAGACATACCATCATTTCCCACGAGAG GTATGGATCCATAATGTTGGACTAGGAAGCTTCATATATTCGATAGAGCAAATCTGTGATGGTTCTGGAGAAGACCCGACTTGTAGCAG GTCTGTGATTGGAAACAGCGTGCACGACCATATACACTATCTTAGCATCAGCATGCATGCTGAGTCATGGGGATCTTGTAGAATCGTCACAGACGACAGAACCCTGCAGTATAAGATGGATCCTGCCGGCAATATTGTCTTGTCGAAGCAACCTGGTTTATCGGTTAATGAGCAACACAGTGCAGAGTGA